The genomic window CGCATCCACATTCGTCGCGCCGGACGGGATATGGAATGTGTCGGTCGGGGCATCTTCGGCCATCTCAACCGAGGCGTCGATCTGCGGGAACTGATAGAACCCAAGCTGATCATCGCTCAGCCCCGCTTCGCGCAGCGGGGCAACGGCGAAATTGCCCATCAGATAGGCGGCCGCCTCGCCATTGACCATGAAGGGCAGGGCCTCCTGCCAGCTATAGGTCTGGTGGTTGTCAAGGAAGGCGCCCATGTCGATCAGCTGCTGCCAGTTGGCAAAGGTCGCGCGGACACGGTCATCGGTCCATGCGATCTCTCCATTGGTCAGCGCCATATGGAAATCATAGCCGTTGGTGCGCATGTTCACATAGTCGAACCAGCCGCCCGCGGTCCACAGGAACTTGGTCCCGATGGTATAGCAGGCGCGGCCGCTGTCGATGATCGCCTGGCAGTTGGAAATCTCTTCCTCCCAGGTCGTGGGGGCTTCCAAACCCAATTCGGCAAAGATGTCCTCGCGGTAATAAACGCCCCACTGGTAATAGGTGTAGGGCACGCCATAGATACCATCGCCAATCGTCATCGACGCCTGGGTCGAGGCCAGCGCCTCTGTCAGACCACCTTCTTCCCAGAGATCCGAGATATCGGTGAAAAGCCCGGCTTCCACATAGGGCAGCATCCGGTTGCCCGCATACCAGTTCGCCACGTCGGGCGGATTGGCTTGCAGGAAGTTTCTGATCTGGGTCTTGTAGGCTTCCCGATCAATGATCGTCAGTTCGATGCTCAGATCCGGGTGCATGGCGCCAAACCGCTCAACCATGCCTTCCATCACTGCGCGGGGCGCAGGGTTGGACATGTCCGAGAATATGACAAGATCGCCCGAAAGCGCTGCATGGCCATCGGCGAATGCCGCGCCAGACAGAAGGGTCGCCGCAGACAGTGCCGCCGCGCCGGTTGTAAAGATAGACCGCATAATTTCCTCCCGAGGTTGTTCCATTATATGAAACTTGGTTTCTTATATTGAAATCATAACGCGACTCGGCTTAGGGTTGTCAACAGTTTCCTCCGCACCGGCA from Rhodophyticola sp. CCM32 includes these protein-coding regions:
- a CDS encoding ABC transporter substrate-binding protein produces the protein MRSIFTTGAAALSAATLLSGAAFADGHAALSGDLVIFSDMSNPAPRAVMEGMVERFGAMHPDLSIELTIIDREAYKTQIRNFLQANPPDVANWYAGNRMLPYVEAGLFTDISDLWEEGGLTEALASTQASMTIGDGIYGVPYTYYQWGVYYREDIFAELGLEAPTTWEEEISNCQAIIDSGRACYTIGTKFLWTAGGWFDYVNMRTNGYDFHMALTNGEIAWTDDRVRATFANWQQLIDMGAFLDNHQTYSWQEALPFMVNGEAAAYLMGNFAVAPLREAGLSDDQLGFYQFPQIDASVEMAEDAPTDTFHIPSGATNVDAARAFLLFVTSADNQTLINGGDGLGQLPVNAASSVDDDEFLNAGFEMLSQNSPGGIAQFFDRDAPAEMAQVAMQGFQTFMVDPSSLDTVLDRLEQARQRFY